Below is a genomic region from Isosphaeraceae bacterium EP7.
CTCGAGTTCATCCCGCGATCCACCTCAAGGCGTTCCGAGCGCCTGGGGATCTCGCCCGACAGCACGACGATCGTGCTCGAGCGGGAACATCAGGCGGCGGCCGGGATCATCCCCGGATAACCCTCTCACGATGCCGGTCGCTTGAGTTCTCTGGCATTCATCGAGGTTGATTGATGCCTGGGCCACGGCTCGTGCGCGGGCGGGCACACTTTCCCGAATCACGCGAAGTTTGAACGAACAGCAGGCAAGGTCTGTGGACCGCGTGGGCGACTCATCGAGAGCGCAGATCCCAACATGAAGGCGTTTCGAGCATGAAAATCGGGCCGATTAAAGTGGTCGTGTTCGTCGGGCTGGGGGCGATGCTGGGCTTCGTCGCCTCCACACAGGATGTCACTCCCATGTTAAGGGCCGGTGTCGTCGCACCTGTCGCGGCGCAGTCCGGAGCGACCGACAAGGACATTGAGAAGGCCAACGATGGTACGGAAGGCGTGAGCAGGAACCTCTTGCTCGCGCAGGCCGGCGCGAACTCGGCCAAGGCGAAGCCCGCCTCGGCCGCGAAGAAGCCGAACATCATGTTCATCATGGGCGATGATATCGGCTGGTTCAATATTGGCGCCTACCACCGCGGCATGATGGCCGGCAAGACGCCCCACCTCGACAAGCTCGCGGCCCAGGGCATGCTCTTCACCGACTATTACGCCGAGGCCAGTTGCACGGCGGGACGGGCCAACTTCATCACCGGCCAGTTGCCGATTCGCACCGGCATGACCACGGTCGGCCAGGCGGGCTCCCCGATCGGCCTGCCGGCCCAGGCACCGACCATCGCCACCGCGCTCAAGTCGATGGGCTACGCCACCGGCCAGTTCGGCAAGAACCACCTTGGCGACCTGAACGAGTTTCTGCCGACCGTCCACGGCTTCGACGAGTTCTTCGGCTACCTCTATCACCTGGACGCGATGGAAGACCCGTCGCATCCCAATTATCCGCCCGAACTCAAGGACAAGGTCGGCCCGCGCAACCTGGTCCACTCCTGGGCAACGGATCGGGATGATCCGACCTCTCAGCCTCGCTGGGGCAAGGTCGGCAAGCAGAAGATCGAGGATGCCGGCACGCTTTACCCCAAGCGGATGGAGACGGTGGACGACGAGATCCTGGAACACGCGTTGAAGTTCGTCGACAAGGCCAAGGAGGAGGGCAAGCCTTTCTTCTGCTACCTCAACCCGACGCGCATGCACATCGTTACCCACCTTTCCGAAACATACCAGAAGACCCGGACGCCGCAGAACGGCTGGTCGGAGTACGAGGCGGGGATGGCCCAGCTCGACGACATCGTCGGCTCGGTCATGAAGAAGCTGGCCGACATGGGCGTCGAGGACGAGACAATCGTCGTGTTCACGACCGACAACGGCGCCGAGAACTTCACCTGGCCCGACGGCGGCCAGACTCCCTTCGCGGGGGGCAAAGGGACCGTGATGGAGGGCGGATTCCGCGCACCTTGCATCGCCCGCTGGCCCGGCAAAATCCCCGCGGGCAAGGTCGAGAACGGGATCATCTCAGGCCTCGACTGGTTCCCGACGCTCGCAGCTGCCGCCGGCGAGACGAAGATCGTCGAGGAGTTGAAGCAGGGGAAGACGCTCGACGACACAACCTACAAGGTGCACCTCGACGGTTACGACCAGACGGACATGATCACCGGCGCGGGACCGTCGAAGCGCCACGAGATCTGGTACTTCGCCGAGGGCGCGCTCGGCGCGGCCAGGATCGATGACTTCAAGTATCGATTCATCGATCAACCCTCGGGCTGGCTCGGCGGGACCGTCAGGCCGGATGTTCCGATCCTGGTGAACCTGCGTCTCGATCCCTTCGAGCGCACCGGGTTCACCGGCTCGCTCGAGTACTTCCAGTGGTTCAAGTACGAGTTCTGGCGCTTCGTCTACGTCCAGGCGGAAGTCGCGAAGCTGGCCAAGACGGCGGTCGAATTCCCACCCATGCAGAAGGGTGCGAGCTTCAACCTCGAGGCCGTCAAGGACCAGATCCAGAAGGCAGCCCAGTCGCGGGCCGGCAAGTAGGTTGAGCCGACGCCCTCGGGCTCGGCGAGCCCGAGGGCGCTCTCGATTGCGCGCAGACACCGGAGTTTGAATGCGATCAGGGCAGAGAGCGGGCCAGGTAAGCCGCGGTCCGGCTCGATGACACCCTGGCGACTTCCTCAGGGGGGCCGGCGGCAACAATCCGGCCCCCGTCCTCGCCGGCGCCGGGGCCAATGTCGATGACCCAGTCGCTGGCCGCGGCGACCCGCATCTCGTGCTCGACGGCGATGACGGTGTTGCCCGAGTCGACCAACCGGTCGAGCTGCGCCATCAGCTTATCCACGTCCGAGGGATGCAAGCCGTTGGTCGGCTCGTCGAGGATGTAGAGCGTGTCGCCACGCTGGGCACGTTGCAGCTCGGTCGCCAGCTTGATCCGCTGGGCCTCTCCCCCGGAGAGCTCGGTGGCGGGCTGACCCAGCCGCAGGTAGCCCAGGCCAACTTCGCCCAGGACGAGGAGCGAACGCTCCACCTGCGGCTCCTCGGCGAAGAATTCGCGGGCCGCGTCGACCGTCATCCCCAGCACGTCGGCGATGGTCCTGCCGCGATACCGGATCTCGAGCGTTTGCGCATTGAATCGAGACCCGTGGCAGGCGGGACATGGGGCGTAGACGCTGGGGAGGAAGAGCAGCTCGACCATCACGAACCCCTCCCCCTCGCAGGTCTCGCAGCGCCCCTTGGCGACGTTGAACGAGAATCGGCCCGCGTCATAGCGGCGGTCCTTCGCCTCCTTCGTCGCGGCGAAGAGCTTGCGGACGTGGTCGAAGAGGCCGGTGTAGGTTGCCAGGTTGGACCTGGGCGTCCGGCCGATCGGCTTCTGATCGACCCGAACCAGCCGCCTGATCCCACACAGGCCCCCCTCGATCCGACCGCCGATGGGGGCGTCGACGTCCGACTCCAGCTCTTCTCCCTGGTCCTCGTCGGGCGCGAGCGTTTGGCCGAGCTGAGTCGCGACGAGCTCGGCGAGGGCCTGGCTGACCAGGCTCGACTTTCCCGAGCCCGAGACCCCCGTCACGGTCGTGAAGACGCCCAGCGGGAACCTGGCGTCGATCCCCCGCAAGTTGTTGCGCCTGACATCGGCCAGACGCAGCCAGCCGACGGGCTCGCGCGGCGTCCGACTCCCGGCCTCCCGGTTCCCGAAGAGGTGTCGTCGGGTTTGGGATTCGCTCACATGTTCGAGCCCCGCGGGCGGGCCGCTGTACAGGATGAATCCGCCCTGCTCGCCCGCCCCCGGCCCCACGTCGACGATCCAGTCAGCTTGGCGGATCAGGTCGAGGTCGTGCTCGACGACGAACAGCGAGTTGCCCGAGGCCTTCAGCCGGTTGAGCGCCCGCACCAGTGCCTCGGTATCCGCCGGGTGAAGGCCCGCCGAGGGTTCGTCGAGCACGTAGACGACGCCGAACAGGTTCGAGCGGACCTGCGTGGCGAGCCTCAACCGTTGCAGTTCGCCGGGCGAGAGCGTGGGCGTGCCGCGCTCCAGGGAGAGATAGCCGAGCCCCAGGTCGAGCAGCACGCCCAGCCGACCGACCAGGTCGCGGGCGATCCTCCGGACGACGATCAACTTCTCGGGCGACTTCTCCGCCAGCTCGACCATGCCTGGGGCCGTCCCCTCGGCATATTCGGGCAGGATTGCCGCGAGCCTGGCCATGGGCAGCCTGGAGAATTCGGCGATATCGAGCCCCGCAAATGTCACCGAGAGTGTCTCGCGCCGCAGCCGCTTGCCGAGGCAGGTCGGGCATTCTCGGCTGAGCATGTAATGGAGCGCCCGACGCTTCATCGGCTCGCTCTGCGTCTTGGCGAAGGTGTGCAGGACGTGCCGCCTGGCGCTGGAGAAAGTCCCCATGTAGCTCGGCTCGTCCTTCCGCAGGACGGAGCGCCGCACCTCCTCGGCGGTCAGCCCCGAATAGACCGGCACCACCGGCTGGTCGTCGGTGAAGAGGATCCAGTCGCGGTCCTTCCGGGGTAGCTCGCGCCAGGGCCGGTCGACGTCGTAGCCGAGCGTCATCAAGATCTCGCGCAGGTTCTGGCCGTGCCAGGCGGTCGGCCAGGCCGCGACGGCCCGCTCGCGGATCGTCAGCGAGTCATCCGGCACCATCGATCGTTCCGTCACCTCGTACACCCGGCCCAGGCCGTGGCACTCGGGGCAGGCCCCCTCGGGGGTGTTCGGCGAGAACGACTCCGCGTACAGGAGGGGCTGGCCGGCCGGATAATCTCCGGCGCGCGAGTAGAGCATCCGGATCAAGTTCGAGAGCGTCGTGACGCTGCCCACCGACGATCGGGTCGAGGGAGACCCTCTCTGCTGCTGCAAGGCGACCGCCGGTGGAAGCCCCTCGATTTCGTCGACCTCGGGCACCCCGAGTTGGTGGAAAAGTCGCCTGGCATAGGGCGAGACCGATTCGAGGTAACGCCGCTGGGCCTCCGCATAGAGCGTCCCGAACGCGAGCGATGACTTGCCCGACCCCGAGATCCCCGTGAAGACGACCAGCGCATCGCGGGGGATGTCGAGGCTTACGTCCTTCAGATTGTGCTCGCGTGCCCCCCGGACACGAACGAACTGGCTGTTTTGATGGTCTTCGTTCATGCAATTTCAGGCGTTCGCAAGTCGTTCGGGCGAAGGTCGTTTCGTGGAACGATCTGCGAAGCATTCAAATCCCGCGCCAATCAAATCGCCACCTCGATGACGACCGCTCGCAGCTCTCAACTCCCATGATCCTGGCCGGATCCGGACTCAAGATCATCGAGAGCTTGGGGCAATTTCGTCGTCAATAATGGCGATTGGTCAATCTTTCAAGACGCTGGATCGGGCGTGCCATTCCCCGGTGATGGTACGAAACTCGATTCGGAATTGCGACAAGACTGCATGAAATCGGGCATGGGCCCTGATCGATCGCTCCAGGCATCCGGGCATCGATCGCCTAGATGAGCCACCAGACAGTCTCGTCATCACGCAGCGATTCAGGAAGCGTCGTGCCAAAGTTCTTGACAAGAAGTCTCGCGACCGTAAATTGAGTCTTGTTGGGACTGAATCTCAGTTTCAATCATCTCCGAACCGATCCGGCGCTGGTCCCGCCGCGTGTTTGGTCCGGAGACGGGGCGTGCCCGGAGCGTTTTTCGCCTCCGGGGCGCGAATGTCCGGGAATCGATGACGTTCACCTCGCCCGCCGTCGGGCCTGTCAATCTCGCCCCGGATCGCCCGCTTGAGTGCGGGCACGGGCCGGGCCGGACGGCACCTCAAGTCAGGACCAGGACCATGAGTTCGCCGACCTCCCCTCGCCGCCGCCGCGCCGGCTTCACGCTCATCGAGCTGCTGGTCGTGATCTCGATCATCGCGGTGCTCATCGCGCTGCTCCTGCCGGCCGTGCAGAGCGCCCGCGAGGCCGCCAGGCGCATCCAGTGCGTCAACAACCTGAAGCAGCTCGGGCTGGCGCTGCACAACTATGAGGGCGCCAACCAGGCGTTTCCGCCGGCTTCGCAGGGGGGATTGAGCTCGGTGTACATGAATTACACCGGGTACAGCTTCATCCTGCCCTATCTTGAGCAGGGCAACGCCTACAACACATTTAACTTCTCGTTGAACTCGTTCAGCGGGACGACCCCCTATTACGGCTGGTCGCTGCCGGGCAATAGCACGGGCGTCTCGCTCCAGTTCGCCGCATTCCTCTGCCCGTCCAACCGGGCCATCGGCGAGGTCGGGGCCACCATCGGCTCGGGTTCCGCGGCGTACACGCTCGAACCCGGAAAGATCGCCGTCACCGACTATCTCTTCAACGCCGGCGCGGGCCGCTATGTCATCCCGGGCTACAATGACAGCCAGCTCGGCCCCATCGGCTTCGACACCGCCACCAAGATCGCGCAGATCACCGACGGCACCAGCAACACCATGCTGATGGGCGAGTCGGCCGGCGGCAACGCACGCAACAAGACCCGCGCCGTGGGCAGCGGCGACGCCCGCGTCTGCGTCCCCCTGAGCCCCGGCCTGGCCGCCGCGCCCACCGCCACCGTCTATTACGACAACCTCATGTTCCTGGCCTACGGCCGGTCTCGCCTCTGGGGCACGGACAAGCGGATCATCGGCTCGCTCGTGGGCCGCACGGTGGACCATATCGGCTATCCCTACAAGCCGAATGACTGCGGCATGGACTCGCT
It encodes:
- a CDS encoding arylsulfatase; the encoded protein is MKIGPIKVVVFVGLGAMLGFVASTQDVTPMLRAGVVAPVAAQSGATDKDIEKANDGTEGVSRNLLLAQAGANSAKAKPASAAKKPNIMFIMGDDIGWFNIGAYHRGMMAGKTPHLDKLAAQGMLFTDYYAEASCTAGRANFITGQLPIRTGMTTVGQAGSPIGLPAQAPTIATALKSMGYATGQFGKNHLGDLNEFLPTVHGFDEFFGYLYHLDAMEDPSHPNYPPELKDKVGPRNLVHSWATDRDDPTSQPRWGKVGKQKIEDAGTLYPKRMETVDDEILEHALKFVDKAKEEGKPFFCYLNPTRMHIVTHLSETYQKTRTPQNGWSEYEAGMAQLDDIVGSVMKKLADMGVEDETIVVFTTDNGAENFTWPDGGQTPFAGGKGTVMEGGFRAPCIARWPGKIPAGKVENGIISGLDWFPTLAAAAGETKIVEELKQGKTLDDTTYKVHLDGYDQTDMITGAGPSKRHEIWYFAEGALGAARIDDFKYRFIDQPSGWLGGTVRPDVPILVNLRLDPFERTGFTGSLEYFQWFKYEFWRFVYVQAEVAKLAKTAVEFPPMQKGASFNLEAVKDQIQKAAQSRAGK
- a CDS encoding excinuclease ABC subunit UvrA — protein: MNEDHQNSQFVRVRGAREHNLKDVSLDIPRDALVVFTGISGSGKSSLAFGTLYAEAQRRYLESVSPYARRLFHQLGVPEVDEIEGLPPAVALQQQRGSPSTRSSVGSVTTLSNLIRMLYSRAGDYPAGQPLLYAESFSPNTPEGACPECHGLGRVYEVTERSMVPDDSLTIRERAVAAWPTAWHGQNLREILMTLGYDVDRPWRELPRKDRDWILFTDDQPVVPVYSGLTAEEVRRSVLRKDEPSYMGTFSSARRHVLHTFAKTQSEPMKRRALHYMLSRECPTCLGKRLRRETLSVTFAGLDIAEFSRLPMARLAAILPEYAEGTAPGMVELAEKSPEKLIVVRRIARDLVGRLGVLLDLGLGYLSLERGTPTLSPGELQRLRLATQVRSNLFGVVYVLDEPSAGLHPADTEALVRALNRLKASGNSLFVVEHDLDLIRQADWIVDVGPGAGEQGGFILYSGPPAGLEHVSESQTRRHLFGNREAGSRTPREPVGWLRLADVRRNNLRGIDARFPLGVFTTVTGVSGSGKSSLVSQALAELVATQLGQTLAPDEDQGEELESDVDAPIGGRIEGGLCGIRRLVRVDQKPIGRTPRSNLATYTGLFDHVRKLFAATKEAKDRRYDAGRFSFNVAKGRCETCEGEGFVMVELLFLPSVYAPCPACHGSRFNAQTLEIRYRGRTIADVLGMTVDAAREFFAEEPQVERSLLVLGEVGLGYLRLGQPATELSGGEAQRIKLATELQRAQRGDTLYILDEPTNGLHPSDVDKLMAQLDRLVDSGNTVIAVEHEMRVAAASDWVIDIGPGAGEDGGRIVAAGPPEEVARVSSSRTAAYLARSLP
- a CDS encoding DUF1559 domain-containing protein — its product is MSSPTSPRRRRAGFTLIELLVVISIIAVLIALLLPAVQSAREAARRIQCVNNLKQLGLALHNYEGANQAFPPASQGGLSSVYMNYTGYSFILPYLEQGNAYNTFNFSLNSFSGTTPYYGWSLPGNSTGVSLQFAAFLCPSNRAIGEVGATIGSGSAAYTLEPGKIAVTDYLFNAGAGRYVIPGYNDSQLGPIGFDTATKIAQITDGTSNTMLMGESAGGNARNKTRAVGSGDARVCVPLSPGLAAAPTATVYYDNLMFLAYGRSRLWGTDKRIIGSLVGRTVDHIGYPYKPNDCGMDSLTDVSKPAPGDPAPAPGQQLSNFRSTHPGLINSVFADGSVRAIKNTISMPTYMGISTMSGGEVISADAY